One genomic region from Amaranthus tricolor cultivar Red isolate AtriRed21 chromosome 12, ASM2621246v1, whole genome shotgun sequence encodes:
- the LOC130797168 gene encoding uncharacterized protein LOC130797168, with product MAALKLLQLALYLNLFSNPNRSKLWSESENLQSFPPSCNRIECPNYDVIEIGNGYEIRRYNSPIWISTSKIQDISLVEATRTGFMLLFDYIQGKNEYKKKIEMTAPVITQVSPSDGPICESSFVVSFYVPKENQADPPPAEGLHIQRWDPTYVAVRQFGGFVSDYQVGEEAAALQSSLEGSKWGAAIQKSQAANPKSSYIVAQYNSPFEFFNRVNEIWLSFDIHNVPTISMM from the exons ATGGCTGCACTCAAACTATTGCAATTAGCTCTCTATTTAAACCTGTTTTCCAACCCAAATCGGAGCAAGTTATGGTCAGAATCTGAGAATCTTCAATCATTTCCACCATCGTGCAACCGAATTGAATGCCCAAACTATGATGTGATTGAGATCGGAAATGGGTATGAAATCCGCCGCTACAATTCCCCTATTTGGATTTCTACTTCTAAGATTCAAGATATCTCTCTTGTTGAAGCTACCCGTACTGGGTTTATGCT GCTATTTGACTACATTCAAGGGAAGAACGAatacaagaaaaaaatagaaatgacaGCACCTGTGATCACCCAAGTTTCTCCAAGTGATGGACCCATCTGTGAGTCTTCATTTGTGGTGAGCTTCTATGTACCAAAGGAGAACCAGGCAGACCCACCACCTGCAGAAGGGCTTCACATTCAAAGGTGGGACCCAACTTATGTTGCAGTCAGACAGTTTGGAGGTTTTGTATCTGACTATCAAGTTGGGGAAGAAGCTGCAGCGTTACAAAGCAGCCTTGAAGGGTCCAAATGGGGAGCTGCCATCCAGAAAAGCCAAGCAGCTAATCCCAAGTCAAGTTATATAGTTGCTCAGTATAATTCACCATTTGAGTTTTTTAATAGGGTGAATGAAATATGGTTGAGTTTTGATATTCACAATGTTCCTACTATCTCAATGATGTGA